A single genomic interval of Acidobacteriota bacterium harbors:
- a CDS encoding CHAT domain-containing protein yields MHFIRLAVVSYVLFTAPFLASREPDSPPSPDPAWAQMQEAWQKGGEAALREYVRQNRESISPKMILETVSRSIRERSEPRLVEERLSIGLAAAEEIGSRNAEADVLRMAADYYNRSGDNDRAAGFYDRALPLYRALGNPALEGEVLLGRGRVFLMTGDIPKARSMYEQALALCEKADLPLVQGKAYVAVGDLHANRAEMAQALHLYEKALPFLEKAKDAHGPGIVCFKCGEIYKNTGDIAQARAMYEKALLLLEKSGNLTYQGNVYISLCILGYQTGDLPKALSMGEKALHCYERANSAVGLGNAYCNLGLVHCFSGDYAKSLAMYELALPFYEKARYPWGLGNVQMRRGDVYFRIGDNGQALAMFEKALSIVEKIDNPIYQANVYRKIGDVRFRTGAYDQARAMYGKALDAYEKADSALGKGNMLLKQGEICRKTGSLDQAISLYDQAQAVYEKIGHLMGVGDTFQCRADLSFQQNDWARAVSNSEKALDCYVRSGFTEGQLLSLRRQGLALAKQSRDAQALDRFEKSFELLEQIRRHTGVEELKMRYLEDRLDYIEEAAGFMLRAGYAEKAFQTAERMKARLFLDRLAEGLVDLEKGVDPDLRGGLERLESDLDAARKKMQEPSPQPLQSEESEKRKAEIALEIGGIEARLAEMKARIRLRNPLYASVQYPEPPAVAEMQNKVLSENEVLLEYFLGKQDAWCFVLTRKSFRAVKLPMGTEELNRTTSRLLSWIVELPAEGIERGSGEKPEIPRPIMADARRLYNGLIAPMGKDIRGKSIIIVPDGILSRLPFEALAVASKGKTIYLIENQAVSYTPSAAVLLFYRTRYHRSGASERFIGLGDPVYDYEKFRAGEPESRVNLSWETLSPSLARRNEGSAGAELERLPGTGEEVRAVERLFRESGRDEKAFLRDEAREELIHSDLVSSGGYIHLAAHGILGDDYQAIALSRIPGSKEDGLLSLGEIMNLKWNARLVVLSACETGLGPIQRGEGVTGLARAVMYAGSPAAVVSLWSVSDVGTRELMTRFYGKMIRDGLPPPEALRRAKREMAASAKWNSPFFWAAFVLYGE; encoded by the coding sequence ATGCATTTCATCCGGCTGGCTGTGGTAAGTTACGTCCTGTTCACCGCCCCGTTCCTGGCCTCCCGGGAACCGGACAGCCCCCCCTCCCCCGATCCGGCCTGGGCCCAGATGCAGGAGGCCTGGCAGAAGGGCGGCGAAGCGGCACTGCGGGAGTATGTCCGGCAAAACCGGGAATCCATCTCCCCGAAAATGATCCTTGAGACCGTGTCCCGGTCGATCCGGGAACGATCGGAACCCAGGCTCGTCGAAGAGCGTCTCTCCATCGGCCTGGCTGCGGCTGAGGAAATCGGCAGCCGGAATGCCGAGGCGGACGTCCTGAGAATGGCCGCCGATTATTACAACCGGAGCGGGGACAACGACAGGGCCGCCGGGTTCTATGACCGGGCGCTGCCCCTCTACCGGGCCCTGGGAAATCCCGCCCTGGAAGGGGAAGTCCTCCTGGGGCGCGGCCGAGTCTTCCTCATGACCGGGGATATCCCGAAGGCCCGTTCGATGTACGAGCAGGCGCTGGCACTGTGCGAAAAAGCCGACCTCCCCCTGGTTCAGGGGAAGGCGTACGTCGCCGTGGGCGACCTCCACGCGAACAGGGCCGAGATGGCTCAGGCTCTCCACCTTTACGAGAAGGCCCTCCCCTTCCTCGAAAAGGCCAAGGACGCCCACGGCCCGGGGATTGTCTGCTTCAAGTGCGGGGAAATCTACAAGAACACCGGGGACATCGCCCAGGCGCGCGCGATGTACGAGAAGGCGCTTCTCCTGCTGGAAAAGTCCGGTAATCTGACCTACCAGGGCAACGTATACATCAGCCTCTGCATCCTCGGCTACCAGACGGGAGACCTCCCCAAGGCGCTTTCCATGGGAGAAAAGGCCTTGCACTGCTACGAGAGGGCCAACAGCGCCGTCGGTTTGGGGAACGCCTACTGCAACCTCGGCCTGGTCCACTGTTTCTCCGGAGATTATGCGAAGTCGCTGGCAATGTATGAACTGGCTTTGCCTTTCTACGAGAAGGCCAGGTACCCCTGGGGCCTTGGGAACGTCCAGATGCGGCGTGGCGACGTCTACTTCCGCATCGGCGATAACGGACAGGCCCTGGCGATGTTCGAGAAGGCGCTGAGCATCGTCGAGAAGATCGACAACCCCATCTACCAGGCCAACGTGTACCGGAAAATCGGGGATGTCCGATTCCGAACCGGAGCCTATGATCAGGCGCGAGCCATGTACGGCAAGGCACTGGATGCCTACGAGAAAGCCGACTCTGCCCTTGGAAAGGGAAACATGCTCCTGAAACAGGGGGAAATCTGCCGGAAAACCGGCAGCCTCGACCAGGCGATCTCCCTTTATGACCAGGCCCAGGCCGTTTACGAGAAGATCGGCCACCTCATGGGAGTGGGGGACACGTTCCAGTGCCGGGCCGACCTCAGTTTCCAGCAGAACGATTGGGCCCGGGCCGTCTCGAACAGCGAGAAAGCACTTGACTGCTATGTCAGATCCGGTTTCACGGAAGGGCAACTGCTGTCTCTCCGAAGGCAGGGCCTGGCCCTGGCGAAGCAGTCCAGGGATGCCCAGGCGCTGGACCGTTTCGAAAAGTCCTTTGAACTGCTGGAACAGATCCGAAGGCACACCGGGGTCGAAGAACTGAAAATGCGATACCTGGAGGACCGGCTGGACTACATCGAGGAAGCGGCCGGCTTCATGCTTCGGGCCGGGTATGCGGAAAAGGCTTTTCAAACGGCGGAACGGATGAAGGCACGGTTGTTCCTGGACCGCCTCGCCGAAGGGCTGGTCGACCTGGAGAAGGGAGTCGATCCCGATCTGAGAGGTGGTCTCGAAAGGTTGGAATCCGATCTGGACGCCGCCCGCAAGAAAATGCAGGAACCATCCCCTCAACCCTTGCAATCGGAGGAGAGCGAAAAGCGGAAAGCCGAAATCGCCCTCGAGATCGGGGGTATCGAAGCCAGGCTGGCCGAAATGAAAGCCCGTATCCGGCTGCGCAACCCGCTCTACGCCTCGGTGCAGTATCCCGAGCCACCCGCGGTGGCTGAAATGCAGAACAAGGTGCTGTCGGAGAACGAGGTCCTCCTCGAGTATTTTCTGGGCAAGCAGGACGCCTGGTGCTTTGTCCTCACCCGCAAGTCCTTCAGGGCCGTGAAGCTTCCGATGGGGACCGAGGAGTTGAACCGGACGACCTCCCGCCTCCTGTCCTGGATCGTCGAACTGCCCGCCGAGGGAATCGAACGTGGCTCCGGGGAAAAACCGGAAATACCCCGGCCGATCATGGCGGACGCCCGGCGACTGTACAACGGGCTCATCGCTCCGATGGGGAAGGACATCCGGGGGAAATCCATCATCATCGTTCCGGACGGAATCCTCTCCCGGCTCCCCTTTGAAGCGCTGGCCGTCGCCTCGAAGGGTAAAACCATTTATCTGATAGAAAATCAGGCGGTTAGCTACACACCTTCCGCGGCGGTCCTGCTATTCTACCGGACCCGTTACCACCGAAGCGGCGCGTCCGAGCGTTTCATCGGCCTGGGAGACCCGGTCTACGATTACGAGAAGTTCCGGGCGGGCGAACCGGAGTCCAGGGTCAACCTGTCGTGGGAAACGCTTTCTCCGAGCCTCGCTCGGCGGAATGAAGGCAGTGCAGGGGCGGAACTGGAGCGTCTGCCGGGGACCGGCGAGGAGGTCCGGGCCGTGGAGCGCCTTTTTCGTGAATCCGGAAGAGACGAGAAGGCCTTTTTACGGGACGAGGCGCGTGAGGAACTGATCCACTCCGATTTGGTATCGTCTGGCGGCTACATTCACCTGGCAGCGCACGGAATTCTGGGGGACGACTACCAGGCCATCGCCCTCTCCCGGATCCCCGGGTCAAAAGAGGATGGGTTGCTGAGCCTCGGTGAGATCATGAATCTGAAGTGGAATGCTCGGCTGGTAGTGCTCTCCGCGTGCGAGACAGGCTTGGGGCCGATTCAGCGTGGCGAGGGGGTGACGGGCCTGGCCAGGGCCGTGATGTACGCGGGGAGCCCTGCGGCCGTTGTGAGCCTGTGGAGTGTTTCTGACGTGGGGACCCGGGAACTCATGACCCGCTTCTATGGAAAAATGATCCGGGATGGGCTTCCACCCCCGGAAGCCTTGCGTCGGGCGAAACGGGAGATGGCCGCGAGCGCGAAGTGGAACTCGCCGTTTTTCTGGGCGGCTTTCGTCCTGTACGGGGAATGA
- a CDS encoding O-antigen ligase family protein yields MAGDKTTRYFRTRFPVHVLAAFFFTIPLSTTAVEITSSTLLGVWLLSGTLLGGSWARSRDLAPVLLFMVLPLLGWFWAPAPDPAFAAAANARFWMVTLAIASLGLGLHARRASLAFVAGLAVTCALATAQYAGLYPLPEGTVRYGLFHCYMHGTLSLFLAFSLLLLSRLFREASSLGARLAFTALAAFFLFTLTVVIPGRIGYLAFALGLPVMVCNFLGLRFNGKAAAAFALVLAAAALSPTVRHRISEAMSDVDHYQAGRIDTSLGSRMEMWKFSARLLAEKPLAGGGPGAFETRWKTGKPEGIVANYLNPHNTFCHVAADYGLLGLALLGGILFTLARASRSFRGSFRGFLGAAFLLVFLVGSLTNSLITGVTNTVWSAAFAGLLLSPTPLFGLFAPRTPPPTPKQGPDA; encoded by the coding sequence ATGGCCGGGGACAAGACAACGAGGTACTTCCGGACCCGATTCCCGGTTCACGTTCTCGCCGCTTTCTTCTTCACCATCCCCTTGTCCACCACCGCCGTGGAGATCACCAGCAGCACCCTGCTGGGGGTGTGGCTCCTGTCGGGGACGCTTCTGGGCGGTTCCTGGGCCCGTTCCCGCGACCTGGCCCCGGTGCTGCTGTTCATGGTGCTCCCGTTGCTCGGCTGGTTCTGGGCGCCCGCTCCCGACCCCGCCTTCGCGGCCGCCGCCAACGCGCGGTTCTGGATGGTGACGCTGGCGATCGCCTCGCTGGGTCTCGGCCTTCACGCCCGCCGGGCGTCCCTCGCCTTCGTGGCGGGGCTGGCGGTGACCTGCGCCCTCGCCACCGCGCAGTATGCCGGCCTCTACCCCCTTCCCGAGGGAACGGTGCGCTACGGGCTCTTCCACTGCTACATGCACGGCACGCTCTCCCTCTTCCTCGCCTTCTCCCTCCTGCTCCTCTCCCGGCTTTTCCGGGAAGCGTCCTCCCTCGGGGCCCGGCTCGCCTTCACCGCCCTCGCCGCCTTCTTCCTCTTCACGCTGACCGTGGTGATCCCGGGGCGGATCGGTTACCTGGCCTTCGCCCTGGGGCTCCCGGTGATGGTCTGCAACTTTCTGGGCCTTCGGTTCAACGGGAAGGCGGCCGCCGCCTTCGCCCTGGTCCTGGCCGCGGCGGCCCTGTCCCCCACCGTCCGGCACCGGATCTCCGAGGCCATGTCGGACGTCGACCACTACCAGGCGGGCCGCATCGACACCAGCCTCGGCTCCCGGATGGAGATGTGGAAGTTCTCGGCGCGGCTCCTGGCGGAGAAACCCCTGGCGGGCGGTGGCCCCGGCGCCTTCGAAACCCGCTGGAAGACGGGCAAGCCCGAGGGGATCGTCGCCAACTACCTCAACCCCCACAACACGTTCTGCCACGTCGCCGCCGACTACGGCCTGCTGGGTCTGGCCCTCCTGGGGGGGATCCTCTTCACCCTGGCGCGGGCGTCGCGGTCGTTCAGGGGGAGCTTCCGCGGTTTCCTGGGCGCCGCCTTCCTTCTGGTCTTCCTGGTGGGGAGCCTGACGAACAGCCTGATCACGGGCGTCACCAACACCGTCTGGAGCGCCGCCTTCGCCGGCCTCCTGCTCTCCCCGACCCCGCTCTTCGGGCTCTTCGCCCCGCGCACGCCTCCCCCGACCCCGAAGCAAGGGCCCGACGCATGA
- a CDS encoding glycosyltransferase family 2 protein yields the protein MSTPGVHFVIVSYNTRALLGDLLDYFDRASLPFPFTVTVVDNASADGSPDVVRDHPRATLVANDRNTGYGAAVNAGFRQSDAAYVCVLNTDVVLTDGALAACHAFLEGRPDASGVSPVVRWPDGRLQTFWIGFGFGILGLDLLRKLSNMRMRRRLRRSRKPVRTDGVKGAFLFLRSAPFRTSKAIFDEDYFFYFEDTDLALRMRRAGLKTYILTRIDIVHLGGQSPSSLKTELFLRNRHRFFHKNLKGWNRWLALAWERYRVYRKILYYGTAALFTKSDRIAMKLGTYRTELRIARECRDLYRGHPIPSGFAAESTKEGHDG from the coding sequence ATGAGCACCCCCGGCGTCCACTTCGTCATTGTCAGCTACAACACCCGCGCCCTTCTCGGGGACCTTCTGGACTACTTCGACCGGGCAAGCCTCCCCTTCCCCTTCACCGTCACGGTGGTGGACAACGCCTCCGCTGACGGGTCCCCCGACGTGGTCCGCGACCACCCCCGGGCCACGCTTGTGGCCAACGACCGGAACACCGGCTACGGCGCCGCGGTGAACGCGGGTTTCCGGCAGTCCGACGCCGCGTATGTCTGCGTGCTCAACACGGACGTCGTCCTGACCGACGGCGCCCTGGCCGCCTGCCACGCCTTTCTGGAAGGGCGTCCCGACGCTTCGGGCGTGTCGCCCGTGGTCCGCTGGCCCGACGGGCGCCTTCAGACGTTCTGGATCGGGTTCGGTTTCGGCATTTTGGGCCTGGATCTCCTCCGGAAGCTGTCCAACATGCGGATGCGACGGCGCCTGCGACGTTCCCGAAAGCCGGTCCGGACCGACGGGGTCAAAGGCGCCTTCCTGTTCCTGCGGTCGGCCCCTTTCCGCACGTCCAAAGCGATCTTCGACGAGGACTACTTCTTCTACTTCGAGGACACGGACCTGGCGCTGCGAATGCGGCGGGCAGGCCTGAAAACCTACATCCTGACCAGGATAGACATCGTCCACCTTGGCGGGCAGTCCCCCTCGTCCCTGAAGACCGAGCTTTTCCTCCGGAACCGGCACCGCTTTTTCCACAAGAACCTCAAGGGATGGAACCGGTGGCTCGCCCTGGCCTGGGAGCGGTACCGGGTGTACCGGAAGATCCTGTACTACGGGACGGCCGCCCTCTTCACGAAGAGCGACCGGATCGCCATGAAGCTCGGGACCTACCGGACCGAGCTCCGCATCGCCCGGGAATGCCGCGACCTCTACCGGGGCCACCCGATCCCGTCCGGGTTTGCCGCAGAGAGCACAAAGGAAGGACATGATGGCTGA
- a CDS encoding DNA translocase FtsK 4TM domain-containing protein, producing the protein MARTNARKTQEIAGAILLFLTLILLLALLTFQPTDPPRSTAASARNLIGTFGAYLAEACFRFLGLAAYFLVIPPAILGVRLIWHRPSRRLFSGYCSFLLLVLSVASLVQVWVEGGVKGAAGLPFAPDPRMPGGILGMATKRGLESLFNPVGTLIILFAMLTVGLMLLTPLTFGEVWGTVRSLFSRGRKAEEESRELETEEETEAPAPDETEPPPSRSSRTEAPPVEMAAARPAFVTRQAPAPMSPPTFREKLQEEGSGIPEMKISAPLSRSGFRLPPVTLLTPASAGSKVNEAELMEKAGQIIRKLAEFGLEGSVEAIHPGPVVTLFEFKPAPGVKYSRIVSLLDDLCLGLRAESIRVDRIPGKSTVGIEVPNSSSEVIQIRDILESAEFAQSRSRITLGLGKRINGDVYVTDLGKMPHLLVAGATGQGKSVGLNTMITSILFKATPDEVKFIFIDPKRLELGMYADIPHLLTPIVTDAKLAAGALIWAVREMEERYKLLAKYAVKDIETFNRLAREHEALPEAPGQSTLRTIPFIVIVIDELAELLSVASKEVELCLQRLAQMARAVGIHIVMATQRPSVEVVTGIIKANFPSRISFRLLSKHDSKTILDQVGAEHLLGKGDMLILPPNSSKLLRVHGAYISEEETKRVVDFLKSQASPQFQEIVGPPDGEGEGENGDGVNGGDDPLYEEVARFIVKQRKASTSILQRRFRIGYGRAARLMDLLEQEGIVGPADGSRPRDVLVPPDFYDAVDETRNPDE; encoded by the coding sequence ATGGCGAGAACGAACGCACGGAAAACCCAGGAGATCGCGGGGGCCATCCTCCTCTTCCTGACCCTGATTCTTCTCCTTGCCCTGCTGACCTTCCAGCCGACCGATCCGCCGCGATCCACGGCCGCATCCGCCCGGAACCTGATCGGGACCTTCGGGGCGTACCTCGCCGAAGCCTGTTTCCGCTTTCTCGGGCTCGCCGCCTACTTCCTGGTCATCCCGCCCGCAATCCTCGGCGTCCGCCTGATCTGGCACCGCCCGTCCCGGAGGCTCTTCTCCGGTTACTGCTCCTTCCTCCTGCTCGTCCTCTCCGTCGCCTCCCTGGTGCAGGTCTGGGTGGAAGGCGGCGTGAAGGGGGCCGCCGGCCTGCCGTTCGCCCCGGACCCCCGGATGCCCGGCGGGATCCTGGGGATGGCGACGAAGCGCGGGCTCGAGTCCCTGTTCAACCCCGTGGGGACGCTCATCATCCTCTTCGCCATGCTCACCGTCGGGTTGATGCTCCTGACCCCACTCACCTTCGGAGAGGTCTGGGGCACCGTGCGGTCCCTCTTTTCCCGGGGCCGGAAGGCGGAGGAGGAAAGCCGGGAGTTGGAAACGGAGGAAGAGACGGAGGCGCCGGCCCCGGACGAAACGGAACCGCCCCCCTCCCGCTCGTCCCGCACGGAGGCCCCCCCCGTGGAGATGGCCGCCGCGCGGCCGGCGTTCGTGACCCGCCAGGCCCCGGCGCCCATGTCGCCGCCCACCTTCCGGGAAAAGCTCCAGGAAGAGGGGAGCGGGATCCCCGAGATGAAGATCAGCGCCCCCCTCTCCCGTTCGGGCTTCCGGCTCCCCCCGGTGACGCTGCTGACCCCGGCCTCCGCGGGCAGCAAGGTGAACGAGGCCGAACTCATGGAAAAGGCGGGGCAGATCATCCGGAAACTGGCCGAATTCGGCCTCGAGGGCAGCGTGGAGGCCATCCACCCCGGGCCCGTGGTGACCCTGTTCGAGTTCAAGCCTGCACCGGGCGTGAAGTACAGCCGGATCGTCTCCCTGCTGGACGACCTCTGCCTCGGCCTCCGGGCCGAGTCCATCCGGGTGGACCGGATCCCCGGGAAGTCCACCGTGGGGATCGAGGTGCCCAACTCCAGCAGCGAGGTCATCCAGATCCGGGACATCCTCGAATCGGCGGAATTCGCCCAGTCGCGGTCCCGAATCACCCTGGGGCTCGGCAAGCGGATCAACGGCGACGTCTACGTCACCGACCTGGGCAAGATGCCCCACCTTCTCGTGGCCGGGGCCACGGGGCAGGGGAAGAGCGTCGGGCTCAACACCATGATCACCTCCATCCTCTTCAAGGCGACGCCCGACGAGGTGAAGTTCATCTTCATCGACCCCAAGCGGCTGGAACTGGGGATGTACGCCGACATCCCCCACCTGCTGACCCCCATCGTCACCGACGCCAAGCTGGCGGCGGGCGCCCTGATCTGGGCGGTGCGGGAGATGGAGGAGCGCTACAAGCTCCTGGCCAAGTACGCGGTGAAGGACATCGAGACCTTCAACCGGCTGGCCCGGGAGCACGAGGCGCTCCCCGAGGCGCCGGGGCAGTCCACGCTCCGGACCATCCCCTTCATCGTCATCGTCATCGACGAGCTGGCGGAACTGCTCTCCGTGGCCTCGAAAGAAGTGGAACTGTGCCTCCAGCGCCTCGCGCAGATGGCCCGGGCCGTGGGCATCCACATCGTCATGGCCACCCAGCGGCCGTCGGTGGAGGTGGTGACCGGCATCATCAAGGCCAATTTCCCTTCGCGCATTTCCTTTCGCCTGCTGTCCAAGCACGACTCGAAGACCATCCTGGACCAGGTGGGCGCCGAGCACCTGCTGGGGAAGGGCGACATGCTCATCCTGCCCCCCAACTCGTCCAAGTTGCTGCGCGTTCACGGCGCCTACATCTCCGAGGAGGAGACCAAGCGCGTGGTGGACTTCCTCAAGTCCCAGGCGTCGCCCCAGTTCCAGGAGATCGTCGGCCCCCCGGACGGCGAGGGCGAGGGCGAGAACGGCGACGGGGTGAACGGCGGGGACGACCCGCTCTACGAGGAGGTGGCCCGCTTCATCGTGAAGCAGCGCAAGGCGTCCACCTCCATCCTCCAGCGGCGGTTCCGCATCGGATACGGCCGCGCGGCGCGCCTGATGGACCTCCTGGAGCAGGAGGGGATCGTGGGCCCCGCCGACGGCAGCCGGCCCCGCGACGTTCTGGTGCCCCCCGACTTCTACGACGCCGTGGACGAGACCCGCAACCCGGACGAGTGA
- a CDS encoding peptidylprolyl isomerase has protein sequence MNRTVVSCCVCLAFLPVCFPAAAHGRYGPREAVRAEWARQDPGLGEGVGKALSPEDRDRLELSLRRIGKPGMPPMLPPELDQPALADWEQRALRAKSPQDRFTALHFLNRLKSPKSLSALAGLAPADAAAWPRHLQLSQAVAAARLRGEKPDAALTAFLEALDKAGKVDPVRAAAARLRLHLAGIEPVPPSGVVPTPGAVAALLEAWNRGPWDRRVTVHLDLLLDLALPGMMISRENLDEHWRRLGLSGSPDYADPAPVDAKSARAGNTLREFLMQRLLEGLPDPLDEESNRALSAAWRMFTVNLPNAPRLLRLAWAGVLPRAKGDWAAAAARGLAAGDDPIVRAYVLPALRKLDPSAADTLRKALLAGKDPVARGAAIEDLPAPPEDLAALCSAIGTDNDLDGLQALIGALERWKLAPERQAEVLGPFRTNPDWARRFLAWQALVKIRPDTPWPAAPDPTPRDRQILKKAESLAAGKKPVRLRVTFSGNRSVVLRLDPKIAPLNTANLILLASEGFFDGRRVPRVVPDFVVQMGSPWDTMDGGPGYTVRCENSLTWYGPGSVGMALSGKDTGGSQFFITTNATPHLTGRYTRVGEVEDPDKALPILDGLIPGTLIVSVNVEK, from the coding sequence GTGAACCGGACGGTCGTTTCCTGCTGTGTGTGCCTGGCGTTTCTTCCCGTCTGCTTCCCGGCTGCCGCCCACGGGCGTTATGGCCCCCGGGAGGCCGTCCGCGCCGAGTGGGCGCGCCAGGACCCCGGCCTGGGCGAGGGTGTGGGGAAGGCCCTCTCCCCGGAGGACCGGGACCGCCTGGAGCTGTCCCTCCGCCGGATCGGCAAGCCGGGGATGCCGCCGATGCTTCCGCCCGAACTGGACCAACCGGCCCTGGCGGATTGGGAGCAGCGGGCCCTCCGGGCGAAATCCCCGCAGGACCGGTTCACCGCCCTCCACTTCCTCAACCGCCTGAAGTCGCCGAAGTCCCTGTCGGCCCTGGCCGGGCTGGCGCCCGCGGACGCCGCGGCCTGGCCCCGGCACCTGCAGCTGTCCCAGGCGGTTGCCGCGGCCCGGCTCCGGGGTGAAAAACCGGACGCGGCCCTGACCGCGTTCCTGGAAGCGCTGGACAAAGCCGGGAAGGTGGACCCGGTCCGGGCCGCGGCCGCCCGGTTGCGGCTTCATCTGGCGGGAATCGAACCGGTCCCGCCGTCCGGGGTCGTGCCGACGCCCGGCGCCGTGGCCGCCCTGCTGGAGGCCTGGAACCGGGGTCCATGGGACCGTCGGGTCACGGTGCACCTCGACCTTCTCCTCGATCTCGCCCTGCCCGGCATGATGATCAGCCGGGAGAACCTGGACGAGCACTGGCGGCGCCTGGGCCTCTCGGGGAGCCCCGATTACGCCGACCCCGCCCCGGTGGACGCGAAATCGGCCCGGGCCGGGAACACGCTGCGGGAGTTCCTGATGCAGAGGCTCCTGGAAGGCCTCCCCGACCCGCTGGACGAGGAGTCCAACCGTGCCCTGAGCGCAGCGTGGCGCATGTTCACGGTGAACCTGCCGAACGCCCCCCGCCTGCTTCGCCTCGCCTGGGCCGGCGTCCTGCCCCGGGCGAAAGGGGACTGGGCGGCCGCCGCGGCCAGGGGGCTGGCCGCCGGGGACGACCCGATCGTCCGGGCTTACGTTCTCCCCGCGCTCCGGAAGCTGGACCCTTCCGCCGCGGACACGCTCCGGAAGGCCCTCCTGGCGGGCAAGGACCCCGTTGCCCGCGGGGCTGCCATCGAGGACCTCCCGGCCCCCCCGGAGGACCTCGCTGCGCTCTGCAGCGCCATCGGGACCGACAACGACCTCGACGGGCTCCAGGCGCTGATCGGCGCTTTGGAGCGCTGGAAGCTGGCGCCGGAACGCCAGGCCGAGGTCCTGGGGCCTTTCCGGACGAACCCGGACTGGGCCCGACGCTTCCTGGCCTGGCAGGCGCTGGTCAAAATCCGCCCCGACACCCCCTGGCCCGCGGCCCCCGACCCGACGCCCCGGGACCGGCAGATCCTGAAAAAGGCCGAAAGCCTCGCGGCAGGTAAGAAACCCGTTCGGCTCCGGGTCACCTTTTCCGGCAACCGGTCCGTGGTGCTCCGGCTGGACCCGAAGATCGCCCCCCTGAACACGGCCAACCTGATCCTCCTGGCGTCGGAGGGTTTCTTCGACGGCCGCCGGGTCCCCCGGGTGGTCCCGGACTTCGTGGTCCAGATGGGCTCTCCCTGGGACACCATGGACGGCGGGCCCGGCTACACGGTGCGCTGCGAGAACAGCCTGACGTGGTACGGTCCCGGGAGCGTGGGCATGGCCCTGTCGGGGAAGGACACCGGCGGGAGCCAGTTCTTCATCACCACCAATGCGACTCCGCACCTGACCGGCCGCTACACCCGCGTGGGCGAGGTGGAAGACCCGGATAAGGCCCTCCCGATCCTCGACGGACTGATCCCGGGGACTCTCATCGTGTCGGTTAACGTTGAGAAGTGA
- a CDS encoding aminotransferase class V-fold PLP-dependent enzyme → MAPGPPETGGHVLPFVPQARRPAGLRRDDPGRGLPQGPGRVRDQAGRPLRGGAPVSLRDLFLLEPGIVFLNHGSFGACALPVFEAYQAWQRELERRPVEFLGRRSAALLGESLRSLAAFLDASPDRLVYLTNTTTGVNTVARSLCLMPGDEVLTTDHEYGACDNVWEHVCRRRGARYVRHPLPLPLPSPDVAADRVWDGVTPATRILYLSHVTSTTALVFPVGELCRRAREAGILTVIDGAHAPGQTDLHLDALGADVYVGNCHKWLCAPKGSAFLYARPEIQDSLDAVVIGWGYGEGVAGHTAFDGYLGSTPFLRRHQWQGTRDIAAFLSVPAAIAFQREHHWDRVRAACHDLAAETLDAVGSLTGLPPISGPGGFLQMAALPVPPCDAETLKSTLYDRFRIEVPVTGHGERLFVRVSVQGYNTRDDTGALVDALKTLLAEGFFNSSHS, encoded by the coding sequence ATGGCTCCGGGACCTCCGGAAACCGGCGGACACGTTCTTCCGTTTGTGCCGCAAGCACGGCGTCCGGCGGGTCTCCGACGGGATGACCCTGGACGAGGCCTGCCGCAAGGCCCGGGGCGTGTTCGGGATCAAGCCGGGCGCCCTCTTCGGGGGGGTGCGCCGGTGAGCCTCCGGGACCTCTTCCTGCTGGAACCCGGGATCGTGTTCCTCAACCACGGCTCATTCGGGGCCTGCGCGCTGCCGGTGTTCGAGGCCTACCAGGCGTGGCAGCGGGAGCTGGAGCGCCGTCCCGTGGAGTTCCTGGGGCGCCGGTCCGCCGCGCTCCTGGGGGAATCCCTCCGGTCGCTGGCGGCCTTCCTCGACGCGTCCCCCGACCGCCTGGTCTACCTCACCAACACCACCACCGGCGTCAACACCGTGGCCCGCTCCCTCTGCCTGATGCCGGGCGACGAGGTCCTCACCACCGATCACGAGTACGGCGCCTGCGACAACGTCTGGGAGCACGTCTGCCGGCGTCGGGGGGCGCGTTACGTCCGTCACCCCCTCCCGCTGCCCCTCCCCTCTCCGGACGTCGCAGCGGACCGGGTCTGGGACGGGGTGACCCCCGCCACCCGGATCCTCTATCTCAGCCATGTCACGTCCACCACCGCCCTGGTTTTCCCCGTGGGGGAACTCTGCCGGCGGGCGCGGGAGGCGGGCATCCTCACCGTGATCGACGGCGCCCACGCCCCCGGCCAGACGGACCTGCACCTCGACGCCCTCGGGGCGGACGTCTACGTGGGCAACTGCCACAAGTGGCTCTGCGCGCCCAAGGGGAGCGCCTTCCTCTACGCGCGGCCCGAGATCCAGGACTCGCTGGACGCGGTGGTCATCGGGTGGGGGTACGGCGAGGGGGTGGCCGGCCACACCGCCTTCGACGGCTACCTGGGGTCGACGCCCTTCCTCCGCCGTCACCAGTGGCAGGGGACCCGCGATATCGCCGCCTTCCTGTCCGTTCCCGCCGCCATCGCCTTCCAGCGGGAGCACCACTGGGACCGTGTCCGGGCCGCCTGTCACGACCTGGCGGCGGAGACCCTTGACGCCGTAGGCTCCCTGACGGGCCTCCCGCCCATCTCCGGCCCCGGCGGTTTTCTCCAGATGGCGGCCCTCCCCGTGCCCCCCTGCGACGCGGAAACCCTGAAATCGACCCTTTACGACCGGTTCCGCATCGAGGTCCCCGTCACCGGCCACGGCGAGCGCCTCTTCGTGCGGGTATCCGTCCAGGGATACAACACCCGCGACGACACCGGAGCCCTGGTCGATGCCCTCAAAACCCTCCTCGCCGAGGGTTTCTTCAACTCAAGCCACTCCTGA